The Rhododendron vialii isolate Sample 1 chromosome 3a, ASM3025357v1 nucleotide sequence CTACTATATTTCATCTGTTCATCGAATTGGAATGGAAATGTGATACCACCTCATATCTGCTTTTAAGTTTACCGGAGCCAAGGCCCAATGGAAATCATACCGGGTAAAAAGAAGGAAACAGTAAACATCAAGAATATTACTATGTTTCATGTGGAAGACATTTTAAGAATTGGAATTTTTTGGTATTGATTTTTGAACTTGTCAAAAGTTCTGTCAATATCAGGAGAAATGCAAATGACAAATCATGAAAATTAAGCAGAAACAAGCAGTTTTTTTAATGGCAAGGACTGACTCACATAGAAGGGTATATAACAATGTCTTCCATTGACAGGCCCCACTGTAAAGCCCGTGTACCCTGCCATCGCTCCATGAACAGCACTTTGTGCAAGAAGTGTGCAGTACACGTTGTCGGATGCATTGCTTGGAATAGCTCGGATCATGTATGTGGGATCTGGCAGTCATGAAAATTGCAGCATTCGGTAAGACAGTCATTTGAAAGTTTTATGCTACCAGGGAACTTAAAGTACCAACCTATATATTTGAGGTTGATGGCCATCTTCTTTTGTCTTGAGAAATGATCCTGAAAATTAAAACCAAGAATTTAACTACCAATATCTCACTTTGTTTGCATGCagccaaaaaaagaagtcacATGTAGCAAGTTCATGGATAGACCATGATCTGAATATTCCATGAACCAAATGAAGAAAAGGGAGTTTAGAAAACCACATTTCAATAGCTTTCACCCGTGAATAGCTGTTATTTTGGCTGCCTAACTCTCACAATAGCCATTTTTTAATCGTGCATGGACAATCTTAGTGCTTCCTAAGTAGAAGGACTCTATTGTATGATTTCAATCAAACCATTTTATGACCGAGTCAAAAGTTTCACCTTGTCAAAGGATGAACAGGAATCAAACTAAAACCTATGGTTGATCTAAACTTTAAGCTTTGTTGAATAGGTCAGCCAGCCTAGCTAGGTAAGTGGCTTTGTTGGAAAATTCTTGGGCTTGAATTTTCCAACAAAATGTGCATGGATCAACATTTGGAGAATACAATTCCACAAACTAGTTTGGAACAGGACACAAACCTTGATACTCTGAGATATCCAAAGCCCAACGTCTTGGAGAAGCTTGTTTCCTGAAGCATCTTGTTGATGACTAGAACGCAAGACCTCAGAAAGAAGCTCCTGTCCTGCACCTTCGGCTATGACAATAACCATGTGTCCGTTTTCCTTTAGTCTTTTCTCTATGTACTCAAAAAGTCCGCCTGCTCCTTCGAGATAAAAGGGCGACTCTGGAATCAAGCAACAGTCAACATCTCGGCTGGCTAGAGTAGCATACATTGCAATATAGCCTGTCACGCCAAAGTCAAATGTAAATAGTAGAACCAAGATAATTATTATGAATTGACAGAACAGGTCAGCTAAGATTTTCCTCTTCAATCCAAAGACCAAGAACAGAAGAAAATATTGGAAGAAATACATGATATCATAGATAACACCACCATATCATTCAGGCATGAAGCAATTTTAGATTCCCACCACGTAGCGTTCAAAGCCAATTATCGATTCAAGGGTTTTAAGAATAAGGCATGAAATTAAGCTACTTGAAGAAAAGGACTATACTGTAAACTTACCACTGTAGCGTCCCATTAACTTCACAAGGCCAATTCCATTTTCAATACTATCAGATTCAACGTGTGCTGCATTTATGGCACGTTGAGCCTCCTCAACAGCAGTATCAAAGCCAAAGGACTTGTCAATTACCTGTAGTACGGAAACAAAAGTTAAGCAAACAATTTGGGAACAGATTTGATATTCTGTATTAAGCAGCGGTTCAGCATAATCCATCATGTTCATGGCTGCATAAGAAGTACCGGAATGTCATTGTCAATCGTTTTAGGGATTCCAGCAACCGCAACTTTGAGACCGCGCCTTCTGATTTCCTGCATAACAGCGAATAAAATTTACGACAAGTAGCTCTACAGTTAACAACTACAACCATGAGACTTAAGACTCCCAAGAATGCAAAATTCAAGGACTAATTCATGTAAAACGCAATACATGAAAAGCGACTACAAATATACCTCATAGATCACTGATGCCCCTCTTTGGGTACCGTCTCCTCCAATAATGTAAACCTGATATATAACGAATCATACATTCATACAAGCAACGGGGTAGTCACTTAACTAATAGAAAAGTGCATTAACATAAACGTTGAACAATGAATAAGACACTTGAACCTGGAAAGAGCATGTCAATATCTTCTTACTTGATTTATACCCCGGTCCTGAATGCTGTCGACTATTTTTCCAGTATTGTGGCCACCTCGTGATGTCCCAAGCACCGTTCCACCACGTTTGTGGATGTCGTTTACAGTTTTGGGTGTTAAAGCGATTGTGTTTCGAGCATAGAAACCCCTGTATCCTCCCTGCGCATCCAACAACCTATTTCATTGGCGCTGCTCAAAACTATGCATTAGAAAGTAGAAACTGAGTGGTGCATCTCTTTGTATGATACAGAACGTACATGAACCTATCCTCAGTTTGAAATCCATAACATCCGACAATACACTAGAACACTACCATACCTTAGTTTGAGAAATCATTGTTCTCCAAACCAAGGAAAAGCATCAGAGGTTTTTCCTGTTGGAGTACAGCTCCAACAAAAATTGACatggttctttttctttgacCCTAATTATTTATCTGTGCTTGTAAATTATAGTACCATCAAAAGGGAACACCTGAATAGTCCAAAAGGCATGTCCTTTTTGCAGAATAAGAACACTGGAATAGTCCCATGATTGTCCAGGGAATTGCTAGTTAATTAGTAGGCTAGGCATGTTTCTAGTTATGCTTGTGCAAAAAGGGCATGCAGTGTCATCGGTTGCTTAGCAGTTCCCTTGCCGCATGGATTCCCCACAAACTGTGCAGCTAAATAACAGGAATTGCAATTCCTAAGATGAAATTGTGTGTCAAGATGGAGAAAAGCTCCTCtgattttgcttttagattcaAGAAAAGTAACGCCAACATTTCTATTAATATCTCCATTCACTCAAGAGTAGATCATCAGAAGCCCAAAAAGAAGAGTATTATCTGAGAACAAACTACCTTTAGAGACATGGAATTGGAAATCTAAGTAACAAATCACTTACATCTATTCCCAGGACTTTCTTCACACCATACATATGGTGGAGGCCACATACTATTTCCCTAATCACTGTGTTGAGACCAGGACATAAGCCTCCACATGTGACAATGCAAGCATGGACTTCATCCGACTCAAAATACACCTGAAAAGAAATTGGCAAGAGTATGCGTCAATGTCGAGTGAGTGACACACCATTGCACATATTACACATAAGCCAGATAAAATAGGTACCTTTTGCCGGGGTCCAGCGCGTCGAAAATGTGTCCCTCTTGGACTATCCTTGTGGACGACAATCTACAAGTGAAGAAACCAGGAATTGAAAACCCATAATGAGATATAAACTGCAAACATCAATAAAGATTAAAGACCAGTGATGTCCTATACCCTGCTAGCTCAAACCATGAGAACGATGTGCCCTTGGAGGATGAACCTTAAAAATTCTTCTCTGTCGTGGTTGTGGAAATGCAGGCACCGACTTCTCTATTCGAATTTAGCCATCAAGAGAAGTTTTTCAGTACTGCCTCTCCAACTCTAGTGACAGTACCATAAAAGTGAAGGAAGGCCCTCATGAGGCACATTTGCTCTCATGCAGTGAACCACTATGAAATTACATGCGAATACTTCCATTTAATACTGCCACAATACAATAACTTTTTTCCTTGGTAAGTAAAAGAGAATGCAAGAATTCTTCCGATATAAcaacagaaaagaaaacaagaccaaaaaaagagaaaagagaatatTTGGAACTCATAACAAAATGTTCACCTTTTTTGCAACAGTGTCATCAACATTCACAAAATATTGCctgtcaaaaacaaaaataaaaatcgtgTCTATGGTTCAGCAACAGGCAGAAAAGGAATACAGAACAAAAATCACCAGCTACAAGTGGAAGATAGCCTTGGTCAACTTACTTAACAACTGAGTATGCTGGGTTGTCTTGCAATGGATTGGGAAAAGTCTGCC carries:
- the LOC131320108 gene encoding ATP-dependent 6-phosphofructokinase 3-like — translated: MGSLCNTSSPVPALKFRGGLDRCGNPNSSVGSNSNNGSVQLPMGSFPGNSQPKIVTGEAGYVLEDVPHLIDYIPDLPTFPNPLQDNPAYSVVKQYFVNVDDTVAKKIVVHKDSPRGTHFRRAGPRQKVYFESDEVHACIVTCGGLCPGLNTVIREIVCGLHHMYGVKKVLGIDGGYRGFYARNTIALTPKTVNDIHKRGGTVLGTSRGGHNTGKIVDSIQDRGINQVYIIGGDGTQRGASVIYEEIRRRGLKVAVAGIPKTIDNDIPVIDKSFGFDTAVEEAQRAINAAHVESDSIENGIGLVKLMGRYSGYIAMYATLASRDVDCCLIPESPFYLEGAGGLFEYIEKRLKENGHMVIVIAEGAGQELLSEVLRSSHQQDASGNKLLQDVGLWISQSIKDHFSRQKKMAINLKYIDPTYMIRAIPSNASDNVYCTLLAQSAVHGAMAGYTGFTVGPVNGRHCYIPFYRINEGQNNVVITDRMWARLLSSTNQPSFITAKDVIEDSREEEEPPKTPQTQTSDDNSADDKLMVNKEMSEHAVIG